The window ATCCTGCGCGACAATTTCGTCAAGCCTTGCCGAGAGCTGCGCCTTGTCGGTTTCGAACCAACCGGGCTGCCAGCCGAGCCTGTCCATGTGCACGAGCGGCAATCCGAGGCTCGGCGCAAGCTCTCGCGCCAGCGTGCTCTTGCCTGCTCCGCACGGGCCGATGATGAGGACGCGGCGCATGGCTACAGTTTCCCGCAAGCTTGGGCCAAGTGCAATGCGCAAAGTCAGGCGCAGGGGTAGGGTGCGCGAAGCTTCAGGACTTGGGCGTATCCTTGCGGCGGCGCTTGGCCAGCAGGATTGCTGCGGCGCCGGCGCCGAACAGCGCGGCCATCGCCGGTTCGGGAACCGCCGTGCCGCCCGAGGAGGTCCCGCCGGAAGTTCCGGTGGGCTCGGTCGGGGTTTCTTTCATGGCATGGGCGGGAACAGCGACCGATGCGGCCGCCATCATGATTGCAAGCGATCCGGAAAACAGCGTGCGGGTCATCGTCTGCCTCTTCGAGAGTTGCAGCCGGCAAGATCATCCTGACGGCGAGACCCCGGTTGTAACGCACAATCGGACGCGTTTCCCGCGGCCTGTCAGAGATGTTGCGAAATGAAACAGAATGGCGAACGCGCCGTTAACCCTGCATCCGCAGCGCGACATCGTTCATGAAGCGAACGTCATCACCCTTGGCCAGCCATTCGGCTTCGGCACCCATCGCACCCAGCATTTCGGCAAGGTCGTCGCCTTCATCCTTGGCAAAATTGCCCAGCACATGGCCGGTGACGCGGTCCTTGTGTCCGGGATGGCCGATGCCGAGCCTGATCCGGCGATAGTCGGGTGCGCCGAGGCTGGCGCAATGCTGGTCGATCGATCGCAGGCCATTGTGCCCGGCGTGCCCGCCGCCCTGCTTCACCTTGACCTTGAAGGGGGCAAGGTCGAGTTCGTCGTGGAACACGGTCAACACATCGGTGCCCAGCTTGTAGAACCGCAGCGCCTCACCGACACTGCGCCCGCTTTCGTTCATGAAGGTGGCGGGCTTGAGCAGCAGCACTTTCTGGCTGCCGATGCGCCCCTCCTGCGCCCATCCGCTGAATTTCGTCTGCACCGGGCCGAAGCTGTGCATGTCGGCGATAACGTCGAGCGCCATGAAGCCGACATTGTGCCGGTGCAGCGCATAGCGCGGTCCGGGATTTCCGAGGCCGACCCAGATTTGCATCACATGCTCCTATGGCGCAGCCTCTACGGCACGGCAGCCCAAAACGAAACGCCGGACTTCCTGCGAAGCCCGGCGTTCGAAAATCGTCGCAGAGGCGAGCGCTTATTCGGCGCCAGCCGCTTCGGCGTCGTCCGCGTCGCCTTCGCTGCTCTTCAGCGCCGAGGGGGCGACGATGGTGGCGATGGTGAAGTCGCGATCGGTGATCGCGCTGCTGACCTTGCTGGGCAGCTTCACTTCGCTGATGTGGATCGAATCGCCGACATCCTTGCCGGTGACGTCGATCTCGATCTGGTCAGGGATCGCGTTGTTCGGGCACACGAGCTCAAGCTCGTGACGCACGACATTGAGAACGCCGCCCTTCTTGAGGCCGGGCGAAGCGTCTTCGTTGGTGAACACCACGGGCACCTGCACGGTGACTTCCGAATTGCCCGAGAGGCGCAGGAAATCGACGTGGACCGGGCGGTCGGTCACCGGGTGGAACGCGACATCCTTGGGCAGCGTGCGAACGGTCTTGCCATCGATCTCGATGTTGACGATCGAATTCATGAAGTGACCGGTGCCGAGTTGGCGAACCAGTTCCTTCTGTTCGACGTGGATCATGACAGGTTCTTCCTTGCCGCCATAAATGACAGCAGGTGTCCGACCATCGCGACGAAGTGCACGGGAGGCTCCCTTGCCAGCCCGTTCGCGCGATTCAGCCGGCAGGGTAAGAGTCTCGCTCATACGAATGCCTTTCGAATGCATGTTTGAAAAATAACCATCCGGTGCAAGCCGCCTCCAGGGATGACCGGGAATGCACCGAAGCGCGGGCCCTTAGAGGCAGATCGCGCGATTGGCAACCGGTTTGCCGTAGCGCCTCAGCGCTGTTCGATGCGCCGGACGCGGTAGCCTTGCGCCGCAAGCAGCGCGGCGAGGCCGTCGGGCCCGACCAGATGCGCCGCGCCAACTGCGATCAGCGGGCGGGGCTCGGTGCGCAGCACCGGCAACAAGGCCGCAGCCCAGCGGCGATTGCGCGCCGTCAACAACGCCTCGCGAAGATCAGGATCAGCCAGAATGCCTTCGCGCGAGGCGGTTTCGATCGCTTCCGCATCGCCCGCAGCCCAAGCCCGTTGCAACCGTTCGGGATCCTTGTCCGCCGCGGCGCTTTCGGCAATCACCGCAGCCAGCATGGTGCGTTGCCGGGCTTCGGGCAGGCGGTCGAATATCGCGAGCTGCCCGGCTGCGCCTTCAAGCTCGGAAACGCGGCGATCGGCAAAATCATTGATCAGCGCTCGATCGACCCCGTTGGCCGGGTCGCCCGCCGCATCGACCCGTGCGAGCGCGAGGGCAACTGCCCAGGTTTCGGTCGAGGCAAAATCCTCGTCGCTGAGGCCGCCGCGGTGCATCAGCGCGGCAAGCGGCGCGCGCTGGGCGGCGGGCACCCGATCGGCGAGCGCGGGCAGGGAGGGGCTGGTGGCAAGCTGCGCAAACGTCGTGCCCAGTGCCGCCGTGTCGCCGAGCGTTGCAACCTCGACCACCAGCACATCGGCCTCGTCGATCGCGCGCTGGACTGCCGCAGTCCGCCAGTCGATGCCATCGGGAAGGGCGTGGATGGTTCCCACCATCCAGCCCTCCACCGTGCCATCGGCCGCAGCAAGTTCATAGAGCAGCGGTGCGGGCGGGTCGCGGTCCGCGTCTGCCTCGCTGCGCCCGTCGCTGCACCCGGACAGGCCAAGCACCAGTGCGGGGATGATGAGCGCGGCGATCCAGCGCCGCAGCCGGGCACCTGCCGGGGGGTGCCGTGATCTGCCGGGAATGGCCATGATGCCGTGCCCCTTACTTGACCCGCGTGGTCTCGATCCGCTTCTTGGCAAGGTAATCCTGCACGCTCCGCTCACCCGCCAGATGGCCTGCGCCGACCGCAACGAACACGGTGCCCGGCGTTTCCAGACGCTTGCCGATCCACTCGGCCCAATTGGCGTTGCGATTGTAGAGCAGGGCTTCGGCGACCTTGGGATCATCGAGGCCTTCGTTCATCACCTCGGCAAGTGCCTCCGGCTCACCCTTGACCCATGCGGACACCATGCGGTCGATCATCGCCTTGCCTTCGTCCATGCTGGTGGCGGCCTCCATCATGAAGGCGATCTGCGCATCCTGCGGCATCCCATCGAAGATGCCGAGCTGGAACGCGGCGGTTTCAAGCGCGTCCTTCTGCTTGTCGCCCGTCTTGGTGAGCAGCACCTTTTCCGTGCCGCTGGCAAGATCATAACCCTGCAACGTGAGCGGCAGGATCGACAGCGTCAGGCCGACCATCCAGGGCTTCATGCGATCGAACTGAGCAGCCAGCGCATCGGCGGGTTTCGGCACCAGGCCTTTGGCCTTGGCATCCTCGTATCCGGCGCGCGCCTCGGCCGGGAGCGCGGCGAGCTGCTGGGCTTCGATGCGCGGGCCAAGGTCTGCGAGTGCGGCTTCGTATTGCTGCTTCTGCTCACCGGTCAGGAGGCTGCGCAGTGTGGTGCCTTCGGGCAGCACGCCCAGCGTCTGGGACAGCTGCGCCATCTGCGCCTCGCTGGCGGGATCCATCGGGATTTCGGTCACCAGCGTGTCGGAGGCCTCGAACGCTTTGGCGATCGTGGGCGTGTACCACACGACATCCTTGGGCAGCACATGGACCGTGCCGAAAAGGTAAATCGTGGTGTCCTCGTCGGCGACCTTCCACAGGGCAGGGCCCCTGCCTGCGGGGGCTGTCGCCGCCGCATCCGTCCCGGCTTCGGCTGCGGCGGGATGCGCGCCGAACAGCGCAAGCGGCAGGGCGGTGATCGAAAGCAGGGTGCGCAGTGTCATGGAACGTCTCCTCGATTTTGCATTGAGTGGGAAAAGATTGCGGGATTGCAAGCTTATGCTTGCCGGTGAAGTCATGCGGGCGTGCAGATCAACTGTCTGAAGCATCGTCAAAAA is drawn from Erythrobacter neustonensis and contains these coding sequences:
- a CDS encoding PEP-CTERM sorting domain-containing protein (PEP-CTERM proteins occur, often in large numbers, in the proteomes of bacteria that also encode an exosortase, a predicted intramembrane cysteine proteinase. The presence of a PEP-CTERM domain at a protein's C-terminus predicts cleavage within the sorting domain, followed by covalent anchoring to some some component of the (usually Gram-negative) cell surface. Many PEP-CTERM proteins exhibit an unusual sequence composition that includes large numbers of potential glycosylation sites. Expression of one such protein has been shown restore the ability of a bacterium to form floc, a type of biofilm.), whose protein sequence is MTRTLFSGSLAIMMAAASVAVPAHAMKETPTEPTGTSGGTSSGGTAVPEPAMAALFGAGAAAILLAKRRRKDTPKS
- the pth gene encoding aminoacyl-tRNA hydrolase gives rise to the protein MQIWVGLGNPGPRYALHRHNVGFMALDVIADMHSFGPVQTKFSGWAQEGRIGSQKVLLLKPATFMNESGRSVGEALRFYKLGTDVLTVFHDELDLAPFKVKVKQGGGHAGHNGLRSIDQHCASLGAPDYRRIRLGIGHPGHKDRVTGHVLGNFAKDEGDDLAEMLGAMGAEAEWLAKGDDVRFMNDVALRMQG
- a CDS encoding 50S ribosomal protein L25/general stress protein Ctc, whose product is MSETLTLPAESRERAGKGASRALRRDGRTPAVIYGGKEEPVMIHVEQKELVRQLGTGHFMNSIVNIEIDGKTVRTLPKDVAFHPVTDRPVHVDFLRLSGNSEVTVQVPVVFTNEDASPGLKKGGVLNVVRHELELVCPNNAIPDQIEIDVTGKDVGDSIHISEVKLPSKVSSAITDRDFTIATIVAPSALKSSEGDADDAEAAGAE
- a CDS encoding TraB/GumN family protein, which gives rise to MAIPGRSRHPPAGARLRRWIAALIIPALVLGLSGCSDGRSEADADRDPPAPLLYELAAADGTVEGWMVGTIHALPDGIDWRTAAVQRAIDEADVLVVEVATLGDTAALGTTFAQLATSPSLPALADRVPAAQRAPLAALMHRGGLSDEDFASTETWAVALALARVDAAGDPANGVDRALINDFADRRVSELEGAAGQLAIFDRLPEARQRTMLAAVIAESAAADKDPERLQRAWAAGDAEAIETASREGILADPDLREALLTARNRRWAAALLPVLRTEPRPLIAVGAAHLVGPDGLAALLAAQGYRVRRIEQR
- a CDS encoding TraB/GumN family protein; the protein is MTLRTLLSITALPLALFGAHPAAAEAGTDAAATAPAGRGPALWKVADEDTTIYLFGTVHVLPKDVVWYTPTIAKAFEASDTLVTEIPMDPASEAQMAQLSQTLGVLPEGTTLRSLLTGEQKQQYEAALADLGPRIEAQQLAALPAEARAGYEDAKAKGLVPKPADALAAQFDRMKPWMVGLTLSILPLTLQGYDLASGTEKVLLTKTGDKQKDALETAAFQLGIFDGMPQDAQIAFMMEAATSMDEGKAMIDRMVSAWVKGEPEALAEVMNEGLDDPKVAEALLYNRNANWAEWIGKRLETPGTVFVAVGAGHLAGERSVQDYLAKKRIETTRVK